Below is a window of Paenibacillus bovis DNA.
GCCTTTCCCAAAGCGCTTGGCCGATTGCTGTGGCAGATGATACGTTGAATGATGTTGCATATGAAATACCCCTTTTCCCTAATCGATCATCCTGTAGATGTCTGGATGAATCTTCTCATCCATGGGAGCTGATCCATTCAGCTGTATGAGCGCATCGGCTCTATATGTATAGCATGCTGGCAGAACAGCCCCAGACTAATATCGGAAAATAAACCGAAAATCTGAAGCCATTCCAATACGCTCTAAAGGGCTTGGGATAGGGGAATTGCTTCATTCACTCCAGACAGGATAAGAACCTGTCCTCCAGTTAAGCCTGAAGATACTGAATTAGTATTAGAAAAGAAGATCTTCAAGCTGAAAGGTCATCCTGGTCCGTATTTCCTTTCTTCCGTTGCGTGATTAATCATTATTTAAGTCTGGTCATAAGAACTGGAAAGAAGTACATACTGACATAAAAGATCAACTGTTGAGAAGAAGAAAAGAAGCTACATGCACATAACGCAGGAAAGGAAATAAGAGCAAAGGACGACATTTAAGCCTGGAGATCCTCATTTACTCCAACCAATAAAGGATCTCCAGGCTTAACCGGAGGACGTGCTCTTATTCCTTTCCGAAGTGAATGAAGTCAGCACACCAACCGCTCTTATTCCTTTCCGAAGGGAATGAAGTCGATACACTAACCGCTCTTATTCCTTTCCAAAGCAAATGAACTCAGCACTCTAATCGTTCTTATACCTTCTCGAAGTAAATAAAATCATTACAATGGAGCCTAAGCTATCATCAAACAGCAGCCATTAATCCTACAACGCCGCAGTACGAAGCGCCGTGCTTACCGCCGTCGGTACCACCGAACCGTGATTTTCACCTGCAAATTCACGGAATTGTACATCCAGCCCATACGCCTGCAGCGGAGCCAGCCGTTTAGCCAAGGCACAGGCATTCTGCAGCATATGAAACGGAGCATCGCTCTCCAGTTCACCCGCTGCAATCAGCAGATGATGCTCGCGAGCTTCGGCCTGAAGCCGCATGGCAAACTGCTGCTCTTCTTCGGCAATTTGCGGCTGTCCCCAGTGCAATGAGGGACTGATAGAGACATAATTGCGAAAAGATTCCGGCGAGCTGAATAGCACATGCAGCGTAAATAATCCGCCAAAGGAATGCCCAAACAGCGTCTGATGATCCGTATTAACAGGCAGCAGACTTTCAACCTTGGGCTTCAGTACCTGATTAATAAAGCGCAAAAAGCGATCCGCTCCGCCATATTCCGGCCAGGGCAGTCCATCACGGGAAGGTGGCAGATTATCGACGGGTACAGGTAGAGTATAGTCGTAATGCCGCTCCGAGGAAGTGGGCAGTTCAGACGGATAGCCGATGCCGACGATAATAGAAGGAGTTACACGGGTCTTCTCCTTGCGGCGGCATTGGGCACGTTCGGCTTCCAGCAGGGTAGAGAAAATAGCATGGCCGTCCAAAGCATAGACGACTGGATGACCTTCTGTAGGGGCTTCCAGATCCGGAATAGACACCATGATCCGGTAATCTCGGCCTTCAGCAGAGCGCAGATCGAACTGCATGGTTCCCCGCAGTCTGACTTCCGGATGTATAGGATGATTCGAAGAATGGATAGAGTAAGCAGGTTGTTCAGACATTGAATAATAGTCCTCCTGTTCATAGGAATGGATGATTGCTGTATAACTTCAGCAGCCGCAGAATGGTCTGTATATTTTACCGGCAGTTATATAGCGAAATAAGCATAGTCCCCAGTATAAAAGACCATTTCATCCTCTTCCATGAACAATATTCCGGCAGAACATGGATAATCATCACCTTGAGTTTCTGTATCCATTGACGTGCCGGAGAGAAAAGGGTACATTGATCATATGCTTAATTGAGAATTATTATCAATGGAGAATCGGATAAAGAACCGTTAAACAAGAACCCATCAAATAAGAGCCATTTTCGCCTGATCAACAGACATACCACATCTCTATAATATTGGGGATCCATAGAACCTTTACCATAAAAATAAAATGCCCTATCAATAAATACCAACCCAAGGAGGAATGTATGATGAACCGTATGCTGGATACCCGTTTGGTTCCTTCATTAGAGAGAGATCAGCATATTTATCGTCCGTCTGTTCTCGCCAAGCTGGATGAGCTGTCATTTCGACTGCGAGACGTGGAGAAAATTCGCCGCAGCAGTGCATTTCATCTTCCTCAGCAGTATACAACTACCTATATAATGATCGTGATCATGGAAGGAGAGGGAGTTCTCACCGATGAACAGGGCAAGCGTAAAGTGCAGGCACAGAGCGTACACTGGCTGGCTCCAG
It encodes the following:
- a CDS encoding alpha/beta hydrolase, whose product is MSEQPAYSIHSSNHPIHPEVRLRGTMQFDLRSAEGRDYRIMVSIPDLEAPTEGHPVVYALDGHAIFSTLLEAERAQCRRKEKTRVTPSIIVGIGYPSELPTSSERHYDYTLPVPVDNLPPSRDGLPWPEYGGADRFLRFINQVLKPKVESLLPVNTDHQTLFGHSFGGLFTLHVLFSSPESFRNYVSISPSLHWGQPQIAEEEQQFAMRLQAEAREHHLLIAAGELESDAPFHMLQNACALAKRLAPLQAYGLDVQFREFAGENHGSVVPTAVSTALRTAAL